A part of Cervus elaphus chromosome 11, mCerEla1.1, whole genome shotgun sequence genomic DNA contains:
- the DCTN1 gene encoding dynactin subunit 1 isoform X9 yields MSAEASARPLRVGSRVEVIGKGHRGTVAYVGATLFATGKWVGVILDEAKGKNDGTVQGRKYFTCDEGHGIFVRQSQIQVFEDGADTTSPETPDSSASKVLRREGTDANPKTSKLPTRPASTGVAGASGSLGPSGSASAGELSSSEPSTPAQTPLAAPIIPTPALTSPGAALPLPSPSKEEEGLRAQVRDLEEKLETLRLKRAEDKAKLKELEKHKIQLEQVQEWKSKMQEQQADLQRRLKEARKEAKEALEAKERYMEEMADTADAIEMATLDKEMAEERAESLQQEAEVLRERVEELTTDLEILKAEIEEKGSDGAASSYQLKQLEEQNARLKDALVRMRDLSSSEKQEHVKLQKLMEKKNQELEVVRQQRERLQEELSQAERTIDELKEQVDAALGAEEMVETLTDRNLDLEEKVRKLKETVGDLEAINEMNDELQENARETELELREQLDMAGAQVRDAQKRVEAAQETVADYQQTIKKYRQLTAHLQDVNRALTNQQEASVERQQQPPPETFDFKIKFAETKAHAKAIEMELRQMEVAQANRHMSLLTAFMPDSFLRPGGDHDCVLVLLLMPRLICKAELIRKQAQEKFELSESCSERPGLRGAAGEQLSFAAGLVYSLSLLQATLHRYEHALSQCSVDVYKKVGSLYPEMSAHERSLDFLIELLHKDQLDETVNVEPLTKAIKYYQHLYSIHLAEQPEDSTMQLADHIKFTQSALDCMSVEVGRLRAFLQGGQEASDIALLLRDLETSCSDTRQFCKKIRRRMPGTDAPGIPAALAFGPQVSDTLLDCRKHLTWVVAVLQEVAAAAAQLIAPLAENEGLPVAALEELAFKASEQIYGAPSSDPHERLRQSCRLLISTMNKLATAMQEGEYDAERPPSKPPPVELRAAALRAEITDAEGLGLKLEDRETVIKELKKSLKIKGEELSEANVRLSLLEKKLDSAAKDADERIEKVQTRLEETQTLLRKKEKEFEETMDALQADIDQLEAEKAELKQRLNSQSKRTIEGLRGPPPSGIATLVSGIAGGGAPGQPPGSVPGPGLVKDSPLLLQQISAMRLHISQLQHENNILKGAKMKASLAALPPLHVAKLSLPPHEGPGSELAAGALYRKTNQLLETLNQLSARTHVVDITRSNPAAKSPSAQLLEQVAQLKSLSDTIEKLKDEVLKETVSQRPGATVPTDFATFPSSAFLRAKEEQQDDTVYMGKVTFSCAAGLGQRHRLVLTQEQLHQLHDRLIS; encoded by the exons ATGAGTGCCGAGGCAAGTGCCCGGCCTCTGCGAGTGGGCTCCCGCGTGGAGGTGATTGGAAAGGGCCACCGTGGCACCGTGGCGTATGTTGGAGCCACCCTCTTTGCTACTGGCAAATGGGTAGGTGTGATCCTGGATGAAGCGAAAGGCAAGAATGATGGAACCGTCCAAGGCAGGAAGTACTTCACTTGCGATGAAGGACACGGCATCTTTGTGCGCCAGTCCCAG ATACAGGTATTTGAAGATGGAGCGGATACTACTTCACCAGAGACACCTGATTCTTCTGCCTCAAAGGTCCTCAGAAGAG AGGGAACTGACGCAAATCCAAAGACCAGCAAACTG CCCACCCGCCCAGCCAGCACTGGGGTGGCCGGGGCCAGTGGCTCCCTGGGCCCCTCCGGCTCAGCGTCAGCAGGTGAGCTGAGCAGCAGTGAGCCCAGCACCCCAGCTCAGACTCCGCTGGCAGCGCCCATCATCCCCACGCCGGCCCTCACCTCTCCTGGAGCAGCACTCCCACTTCCTTCCCCCTCTAAG GAAGAGGAGGGGCTGAGGGCCCAGGTGCGGGACCTGGAGGAGAAGCTGGAGACCCTGCGGCTGAAACGTGCGGAAGACAAGGCGAAACTGAAGGAGCTGGAGAAGCACAAGATCCAGCTGGAGCAGGTGCAGGAATGGAAAAGCAAGATGCAGGAGCAGCAGGCGGACCTGCAGCGGCGCCTCAAGGAGGCTCGCAAG GAAGCCAAGGAGGCCCTGGAGGCAAAGGAACGCTACATGGAGGAGATGGCTGACACTGCTGATGCCATCGAGATGGCCACTCTGGACAAGGAGATGGCCGAAGAGCGGGCTGAGTCCCTACAGCAGGAGGCCGAGGTGCTGAGGGAACGTGTGGAAGAGCTCACTACTGACTTGGAAATCCTCAAAGCCGAGATTGAAGAGAAGG GCTCAGATGGTGCTGCATCCAGTTATCAGCTCAAGCAGCTTGAGGAGCAGAATGCCCGCTTAAAGGATGCCCTGGTGAG AATGCGGGACCTTTCTTCCTCAGAGAAGCAGGAGCACGTGAAACTCCAGAAGCTCATGGAAAAGAAGAACCAAGAGCTGGAAGTTGTGAGGCAACAGCGGGAGCGTCTGCAGGAGGAGCTGAGCCAGGCAGAGCGCACCATTGACGAGCTCAAGGAGCAG GTCGATGCTGCTCTGGGGGCGGAGGAGATGGTGGAGACGCTGACAGACCGGAACCTGGATCTGGAAGAGAAAGTGCGAAAATTGAAGGAAACGGTGGGGGACTTG GAAGCAATAAATGAAATGAACGATGAACTGCAGGAGAACGCACGTGAGACAGAACTGGAGCTGCGGGAGCAGCTAGATATGGCCGGTGCACAGGTCCGGGATGCCCAGAAGCGTGTGGAAGCAGCCCAGGAGACCGTCGCAGACTATCAGCAAACCATCAAGAAGTACCGCCAGCTGACCGCCCACCTGCAG GATGTGAATCGGGCTCTGACAAACCAGCAGGAAGCGTCTGTGGAAAGGCAGCAGCAGCCACCTCCTGAGACTTTTGACTTCAAGATCAAGTTTGCCGAGACTAAGGCTCATGCTAAG GCAATTGAAATGGAATTGAGGCAGATGGAGGTGGCCCAGGCCAACCGGCACATGTCCCTGTTGACAGCCTTCATGCCCGACAGTTTCCTTCGGCCAGGTGGGGACCATGACTGCGTTCTGGTGCTGCTGCTCATGCCTCGTCTCATTTGCAAG GCAGAGCTAATCCGGAAGCAGGCCCAGGAAAAGTTTGAACTAAGTGAGAGCTGTTCAGAGCGTCCAGGACTTCGAGGAGCTGCGGGGGAGCAGCTCAGCTTTGCTGCTGGGCTGGTGTATTCACTGAGCCTGCTGCAGGCCACACTACATCGTTACGAGCA CGCCCTCTCCCAGTGCAGTGTGGACGTGTATAAGAAGGTGGGCAGCCTCTACCCTGAGATGAGTGCCCACGAACGCTCCTTGGACTTCCTCATCGAGCTGCTGCACAAGGATCAGCTGGATGAGACTGTCAACGTAGAGCCTCTCACCAAGGCCATCAAGTACTACCAG CATCTATACAGCATCCACCTTGCTGAACAACCTGAGGACAGTACCATGCAGCTGGCTGACCACATTAAG TTTACCCAGAGTGCCCTGGACTGCATGAGTGTGGAGGTGGGACGGCTACGGGCCTTCTTGCAG GGTGGGCAGGAGGCTTCAGATATTGCCCTCCTGCTCCGGGACCTGGAAACTTCGTGCAGTGATACCCGCCAGTTCTGCAAGAAGATCCGGCGGCGGATGCCAGGGACGGATGCGCCTGGGATCCCGGCCGCACTGGCCTTTGGACCACAG GTATCCGACACACTCCTCGACTGCAGAAAACACTTGACGTGGGTGGTGGCGGTGCTCCAGGAGGTGGCAGCAGCTGCTGCCCAGCTCATTGCCCCGCTGGCAGAGAACGAGGGACTGCCTGTGGCTGCCTTGGAGGAGCTGGCTTTCAAAGCAAGCGAGCAG ATCTACGGGGCCCCCTCCAGCGACCCCCACGAGCGTCTGCGCCAGTCGTGCAGGCTCCTCATCAGCACGATGAACAAGCTGGCCACGGCCATGCAGGAGGGGGAGTACGATGCCGAGCGGCCCCCTAGCAAG CCTCCCCCAGTTGAGCTGCGGGCTGCGGCTCTTCGTGCAGAGATCACAGATGCTGAAGGCCTGGGTTTGAAGCTTGAGGATCGAGAGACAGTTATTAAAGAGCTGAAGAAGTCACTGAAAATCAAG GGGGAAGAGCTCAGTGAGGCCAATGTGCGGCTGAGCCTCCTGGAGAAGAAGCTGGACAGTGCTGCCAAGGATGCAGATGAGCGCATTGAGAAAGTCCAGACTCGGCTGGAGGAGACCCAGACGCTGCTGCGGAAGAAGGAGAA AGAGTTTGAGGAGACCATGGATGCACTTCAGGCCGACATCGACCAGCTGGAGGCAGAGAAGGCCGAGTTAAAGCAGCGATTGAACAGCCAGTCCAAGCGCACAATTGAGGGGCTCCGGGGGCCCCCTCCCTCGGGTATTGCCACGCTGGTCTCTGGCATTGCTGGGG GAGGTGCTCCTGGGCAGCCTCCGGGGTCTGTGCCTGGCCCAGGGCTGGTGAAGGACTCGCCCCTGCTGCTTCAGCAGATCTCGGCCATGAGGCTGCACATCTCCCAGCTGCAGCATGAGAACAACATCCTCAAG GGGGCCAAGATGAAGGCATCCTTAGCAGCCCTGCCCCCTCTGCACGTGGCCAAACTCTCTCTCCCGCCCCACGAGGGCCCTGGCAGTGAGCTTGCTGCTGGAGCGCTGTATCGTAAGACCAACCAGCTGCTGGAGACGTTGAATCAGTTGAGCGCACGCACCCACGTGGTGGACATCACTCGCTCCAACCCTG CTGCCAAGAGCCCCTCGGCCCAGCTCCTGGAGCAGGTGGCTCAGCTCAAGTCCCTAAGCGACACCATTGAGAAGCTCAAG GATGAGGTTCTTAAGGAGACTGTATCTCAGCGCCCTGGAGCCACAGTCCCCACTGACTTTGCCACCTTCCCTTCATCAGCCTTCCTCAGG
- the DCTN1 gene encoding dynactin subunit 1 isoform X3: MAQSKRHVYSRTPSGSRMSAEASARPLRVGSRVEVIGKGHRGTVAYVGATLFATGKWVGVILDEAKGKNDGTVQGRKYFTCDEGHGIFVRQSQIQVFEDGADTTSPETPDSSASKVLRREGTDANPKTSKLAPTARKTTTRRPKPTRPASTGVAGASGSLGPSGSASAGELSSSEPSTPAQTPLAAPIIPTPALTSPGAALPLPSPSKEEEGLRAQVRDLEEKLETLRLKRAEDKAKLKELEKHKIQLEQVQEWKSKMQEQQADLQRRLKEARKEAKEALEAKERYMEEMADTADAIEMATLDKEMAEERAESLQQEAEVLRERVEELTTDLEILKAEIEEKGSDGAASSYQLKQLEEQNARLKDALVRMRDLSSSEKQEHVKLQKLMEKKNQELEVVRQQRERLQEELSQAERTIDELKEQVDAALGAEEMVETLTDRNLDLEEKVRKLKETVGDLEAINEMNDELQENARETELELREQLDMAGAQVRDAQKRVEAAQETVADYQQTIKKYRQLTAHLQDVNRALTNQQEASVERQQQPPPETFDFKIKFAETKAHAKAIEMELRQMEVAQANRHMSLLTAFMPDSFLRPGGDHDCVLVLLLMPRLICKAELIRKQAQEKFELSESCSERPGLRGAAGEQLSFAAGLVYSLSLLQATLHRYEHALSQCSVDVYKKVGSLYPEMSAHERSLDFLIELLHKDQLDETVNVEPLTKAIKYYQHLYSIHLAEQPEDSTMQLADHIKFTQSALDCMSVEVGRLRAFLQGGQEASDIALLLRDLETSCSDTRQFCKKIRRRMPGTDAPGIPAALAFGPQVSDTLLDCRKHLTWVVAVLQEVAAAAAQLIAPLAENEGLPVAALEELAFKASEQIYGAPSSDPHERLRQSCRLLISTMNKLATAMQEGEYDAERPPSKPPPVELRAAALRAEITDAEGLGLKLEDRETVIKELKKSLKIKGEELSEANVRLSLLEKKLDSAAKDADERIEKVQTRLEETQTLLRKKEKEFEETMDALQADIDQLEAEKAELKQRLNSQSKRTIEGLRGPPPSGIATLVSGIAGEEQQRGGAPGQPPGSVPGPGLVKDSPLLLQQISAMRLHISQLQHENNILKGAKMKASLAALPPLHVAKLSLPPHEGPGSELAAGALYRKTNQLLETLNQLSARTHVVDITRSNPAAKSPSAQLLEQVAQLKSLSDTIEKLKDEVLKETVSQRPGATVPTDFATFPSSAFLRAKEEQQDDTVYMGKVTFSCAAGLGQRHRLVLTQEQLHQLHDRLIS, encoded by the exons ACTCCCAGCGGCAGCAGAATGAGTGCCGAGGCAAGTGCCCGGCCTCTGCGAGTGGGCTCCCGCGTGGAGGTGATTGGAAAGGGCCACCGTGGCACCGTGGCGTATGTTGGAGCCACCCTCTTTGCTACTGGCAAATGGGTAGGTGTGATCCTGGATGAAGCGAAAGGCAAGAATGATGGAACCGTCCAAGGCAGGAAGTACTTCACTTGCGATGAAGGACACGGCATCTTTGTGCGCCAGTCCCAG ATACAGGTATTTGAAGATGGAGCGGATACTACTTCACCAGAGACACCTGATTCTTCTGCCTCAAAGGTCCTCAGAAGAG AGGGAACTGACGCAAATCCAAAGACCAGCAAACTG GCACCGACAGCCCGAAAG ACTACAACTCGGCGGCCCAAG CCCACCCGCCCAGCCAGCACTGGGGTGGCCGGGGCCAGTGGCTCCCTGGGCCCCTCCGGCTCAGCGTCAGCAGGTGAGCTGAGCAGCAGTGAGCCCAGCACCCCAGCTCAGACTCCGCTGGCAGCGCCCATCATCCCCACGCCGGCCCTCACCTCTCCTGGAGCAGCACTCCCACTTCCTTCCCCCTCTAAG GAAGAGGAGGGGCTGAGGGCCCAGGTGCGGGACCTGGAGGAGAAGCTGGAGACCCTGCGGCTGAAACGTGCGGAAGACAAGGCGAAACTGAAGGAGCTGGAGAAGCACAAGATCCAGCTGGAGCAGGTGCAGGAATGGAAAAGCAAGATGCAGGAGCAGCAGGCGGACCTGCAGCGGCGCCTCAAGGAGGCTCGCAAG GAAGCCAAGGAGGCCCTGGAGGCAAAGGAACGCTACATGGAGGAGATGGCTGACACTGCTGATGCCATCGAGATGGCCACTCTGGACAAGGAGATGGCCGAAGAGCGGGCTGAGTCCCTACAGCAGGAGGCCGAGGTGCTGAGGGAACGTGTGGAAGAGCTCACTACTGACTTGGAAATCCTCAAAGCCGAGATTGAAGAGAAGG GCTCAGATGGTGCTGCATCCAGTTATCAGCTCAAGCAGCTTGAGGAGCAGAATGCCCGCTTAAAGGATGCCCTGGTGAG AATGCGGGACCTTTCTTCCTCAGAGAAGCAGGAGCACGTGAAACTCCAGAAGCTCATGGAAAAGAAGAACCAAGAGCTGGAAGTTGTGAGGCAACAGCGGGAGCGTCTGCAGGAGGAGCTGAGCCAGGCAGAGCGCACCATTGACGAGCTCAAGGAGCAG GTCGATGCTGCTCTGGGGGCGGAGGAGATGGTGGAGACGCTGACAGACCGGAACCTGGATCTGGAAGAGAAAGTGCGAAAATTGAAGGAAACGGTGGGGGACTTG GAAGCAATAAATGAAATGAACGATGAACTGCAGGAGAACGCACGTGAGACAGAACTGGAGCTGCGGGAGCAGCTAGATATGGCCGGTGCACAGGTCCGGGATGCCCAGAAGCGTGTGGAAGCAGCCCAGGAGACCGTCGCAGACTATCAGCAAACCATCAAGAAGTACCGCCAGCTGACCGCCCACCTGCAG GATGTGAATCGGGCTCTGACAAACCAGCAGGAAGCGTCTGTGGAAAGGCAGCAGCAGCCACCTCCTGAGACTTTTGACTTCAAGATCAAGTTTGCCGAGACTAAGGCTCATGCTAAG GCAATTGAAATGGAATTGAGGCAGATGGAGGTGGCCCAGGCCAACCGGCACATGTCCCTGTTGACAGCCTTCATGCCCGACAGTTTCCTTCGGCCAGGTGGGGACCATGACTGCGTTCTGGTGCTGCTGCTCATGCCTCGTCTCATTTGCAAG GCAGAGCTAATCCGGAAGCAGGCCCAGGAAAAGTTTGAACTAAGTGAGAGCTGTTCAGAGCGTCCAGGACTTCGAGGAGCTGCGGGGGAGCAGCTCAGCTTTGCTGCTGGGCTGGTGTATTCACTGAGCCTGCTGCAGGCCACACTACATCGTTACGAGCA CGCCCTCTCCCAGTGCAGTGTGGACGTGTATAAGAAGGTGGGCAGCCTCTACCCTGAGATGAGTGCCCACGAACGCTCCTTGGACTTCCTCATCGAGCTGCTGCACAAGGATCAGCTGGATGAGACTGTCAACGTAGAGCCTCTCACCAAGGCCATCAAGTACTACCAG CATCTATACAGCATCCACCTTGCTGAACAACCTGAGGACAGTACCATGCAGCTGGCTGACCACATTAAG TTTACCCAGAGTGCCCTGGACTGCATGAGTGTGGAGGTGGGACGGCTACGGGCCTTCTTGCAG GGTGGGCAGGAGGCTTCAGATATTGCCCTCCTGCTCCGGGACCTGGAAACTTCGTGCAGTGATACCCGCCAGTTCTGCAAGAAGATCCGGCGGCGGATGCCAGGGACGGATGCGCCTGGGATCCCGGCCGCACTGGCCTTTGGACCACAG GTATCCGACACACTCCTCGACTGCAGAAAACACTTGACGTGGGTGGTGGCGGTGCTCCAGGAGGTGGCAGCAGCTGCTGCCCAGCTCATTGCCCCGCTGGCAGAGAACGAGGGACTGCCTGTGGCTGCCTTGGAGGAGCTGGCTTTCAAAGCAAGCGAGCAG ATCTACGGGGCCCCCTCCAGCGACCCCCACGAGCGTCTGCGCCAGTCGTGCAGGCTCCTCATCAGCACGATGAACAAGCTGGCCACGGCCATGCAGGAGGGGGAGTACGATGCCGAGCGGCCCCCTAGCAAG CCTCCCCCAGTTGAGCTGCGGGCTGCGGCTCTTCGTGCAGAGATCACAGATGCTGAAGGCCTGGGTTTGAAGCTTGAGGATCGAGAGACAGTTATTAAAGAGCTGAAGAAGTCACTGAAAATCAAG GGGGAAGAGCTCAGTGAGGCCAATGTGCGGCTGAGCCTCCTGGAGAAGAAGCTGGACAGTGCTGCCAAGGATGCAGATGAGCGCATTGAGAAAGTCCAGACTCGGCTGGAGGAGACCCAGACGCTGCTGCGGAAGAAGGAGAA AGAGTTTGAGGAGACCATGGATGCACTTCAGGCCGACATCGACCAGCTGGAGGCAGAGAAGGCCGAGTTAAAGCAGCGATTGAACAGCCAGTCCAAGCGCACAATTGAGGGGCTCCGGGGGCCCCCTCCCTCGGGTATTGCCACGCTGGTCTCTGGCATTGCTGGGG AAGAACAGCAGCGAG GAGGTGCTCCTGGGCAGCCTCCGGGGTCTGTGCCTGGCCCAGGGCTGGTGAAGGACTCGCCCCTGCTGCTTCAGCAGATCTCGGCCATGAGGCTGCACATCTCCCAGCTGCAGCATGAGAACAACATCCTCAAG GGGGCCAAGATGAAGGCATCCTTAGCAGCCCTGCCCCCTCTGCACGTGGCCAAACTCTCTCTCCCGCCCCACGAGGGCCCTGGCAGTGAGCTTGCTGCTGGAGCGCTGTATCGTAAGACCAACCAGCTGCTGGAGACGTTGAATCAGTTGAGCGCACGCACCCACGTGGTGGACATCACTCGCTCCAACCCTG CTGCCAAGAGCCCCTCGGCCCAGCTCCTGGAGCAGGTGGCTCAGCTCAAGTCCCTAAGCGACACCATTGAGAAGCTCAAG GATGAGGTTCTTAAGGAGACTGTATCTCAGCGCCCTGGAGCCACAGTCCCCACTGACTTTGCCACCTTCCCTTCATCAGCCTTCCTCAGG
- the DCTN1 gene encoding dynactin subunit 1 isoform X7, with translation MAQSKRHVYSRTPSGSRMSAEASARPLRVGSRVEVIGKGHRGTVAYVGATLFATGKWVGVILDEAKGKNDGTVQGRKYFTCDEGHGIFVRQSQIQVFEDGADTTSPETPDSSASKVLRREGTDANPKTSKLPTRPASTGVAGASGSLGPSGSASAGELSSSEPSTPAQTPLAAPIIPTPALTSPGAALPLPSPSKEEEGLRAQVRDLEEKLETLRLKRAEDKAKLKELEKHKIQLEQVQEWKSKMQEQQADLQRRLKEARKEAKEALEAKERYMEEMADTADAIEMATLDKEMAEERAESLQQEAEVLRERVEELTTDLEILKAEIEEKGSDGAASSYQLKQLEEQNARLKDALVRMRDLSSSEKQEHVKLQKLMEKKNQELEVVRQQRERLQEELSQAERTIDELKEQVDAALGAEEMVETLTDRNLDLEEKVRKLKETVGDLEAINEMNDELQENARETELELREQLDMAGAQVRDAQKRVEAAQETVADYQQTIKKYRQLTAHLQDVNRALTNQQEASVERQQQPPPETFDFKIKFAETKAHAKAIEMELRQMEVAQANRHMSLLTAFMPDSFLRPGGDHDCVLVLLLMPRLICKAELIRKQAQEKFELSESCSERPGLRGAAGEQLSFAAGLVYSLSLLQATLHRYEHALSQCSVDVYKKVGSLYPEMSAHERSLDFLIELLHKDQLDETVNVEPLTKAIKYYQHLYSIHLAEQPEDSTMQLADHIKFTQSALDCMSVEVGRLRAFLQGGQEASDIALLLRDLETSCSDTRQFCKKIRRRMPGTDAPGIPAALAFGPQVSDTLLDCRKHLTWVVAVLQEVAAAAAQLIAPLAENEGLPVAALEELAFKASEQIYGAPSSDPHERLRQSCRLLISTMNKLATAMQEGEYDAERPPSKPPPVELRAAALRAEITDAEGLGLKLEDRETVIKELKKSLKIKGEELSEANVRLSLLEKKLDSAAKDADERIEKVQTRLEETQTLLRKKEKEFEETMDALQADIDQLEAEKAELKQRLNSQSKRTIEGLRGPPPSGIATLVSGIAGGGAPGQPPGSVPGPGLVKDSPLLLQQISAMRLHISQLQHENNILKGAKMKASLAALPPLHVAKLSLPPHEGPGSELAAGALYRKTNQLLETLNQLSARTHVVDITRSNPAAKSPSAQLLEQVAQLKSLSDTIEKLKDEVLKETVSQRPGATVPTDFATFPSSAFLRAKEEQQDDTVYMGKVTFSCAAGLGQRHRLVLTQEQLHQLHDRLIS, from the exons ACTCCCAGCGGCAGCAGAATGAGTGCCGAGGCAAGTGCCCGGCCTCTGCGAGTGGGCTCCCGCGTGGAGGTGATTGGAAAGGGCCACCGTGGCACCGTGGCGTATGTTGGAGCCACCCTCTTTGCTACTGGCAAATGGGTAGGTGTGATCCTGGATGAAGCGAAAGGCAAGAATGATGGAACCGTCCAAGGCAGGAAGTACTTCACTTGCGATGAAGGACACGGCATCTTTGTGCGCCAGTCCCAG ATACAGGTATTTGAAGATGGAGCGGATACTACTTCACCAGAGACACCTGATTCTTCTGCCTCAAAGGTCCTCAGAAGAG AGGGAACTGACGCAAATCCAAAGACCAGCAAACTG CCCACCCGCCCAGCCAGCACTGGGGTGGCCGGGGCCAGTGGCTCCCTGGGCCCCTCCGGCTCAGCGTCAGCAGGTGAGCTGAGCAGCAGTGAGCCCAGCACCCCAGCTCAGACTCCGCTGGCAGCGCCCATCATCCCCACGCCGGCCCTCACCTCTCCTGGAGCAGCACTCCCACTTCCTTCCCCCTCTAAG GAAGAGGAGGGGCTGAGGGCCCAGGTGCGGGACCTGGAGGAGAAGCTGGAGACCCTGCGGCTGAAACGTGCGGAAGACAAGGCGAAACTGAAGGAGCTGGAGAAGCACAAGATCCAGCTGGAGCAGGTGCAGGAATGGAAAAGCAAGATGCAGGAGCAGCAGGCGGACCTGCAGCGGCGCCTCAAGGAGGCTCGCAAG GAAGCCAAGGAGGCCCTGGAGGCAAAGGAACGCTACATGGAGGAGATGGCTGACACTGCTGATGCCATCGAGATGGCCACTCTGGACAAGGAGATGGCCGAAGAGCGGGCTGAGTCCCTACAGCAGGAGGCCGAGGTGCTGAGGGAACGTGTGGAAGAGCTCACTACTGACTTGGAAATCCTCAAAGCCGAGATTGAAGAGAAGG GCTCAGATGGTGCTGCATCCAGTTATCAGCTCAAGCAGCTTGAGGAGCAGAATGCCCGCTTAAAGGATGCCCTGGTGAG AATGCGGGACCTTTCTTCCTCAGAGAAGCAGGAGCACGTGAAACTCCAGAAGCTCATGGAAAAGAAGAACCAAGAGCTGGAAGTTGTGAGGCAACAGCGGGAGCGTCTGCAGGAGGAGCTGAGCCAGGCAGAGCGCACCATTGACGAGCTCAAGGAGCAG GTCGATGCTGCTCTGGGGGCGGAGGAGATGGTGGAGACGCTGACAGACCGGAACCTGGATCTGGAAGAGAAAGTGCGAAAATTGAAGGAAACGGTGGGGGACTTG GAAGCAATAAATGAAATGAACGATGAACTGCAGGAGAACGCACGTGAGACAGAACTGGAGCTGCGGGAGCAGCTAGATATGGCCGGTGCACAGGTCCGGGATGCCCAGAAGCGTGTGGAAGCAGCCCAGGAGACCGTCGCAGACTATCAGCAAACCATCAAGAAGTACCGCCAGCTGACCGCCCACCTGCAG GATGTGAATCGGGCTCTGACAAACCAGCAGGAAGCGTCTGTGGAAAGGCAGCAGCAGCCACCTCCTGAGACTTTTGACTTCAAGATCAAGTTTGCCGAGACTAAGGCTCATGCTAAG GCAATTGAAATGGAATTGAGGCAGATGGAGGTGGCCCAGGCCAACCGGCACATGTCCCTGTTGACAGCCTTCATGCCCGACAGTTTCCTTCGGCCAGGTGGGGACCATGACTGCGTTCTGGTGCTGCTGCTCATGCCTCGTCTCATTTGCAAG GCAGAGCTAATCCGGAAGCAGGCCCAGGAAAAGTTTGAACTAAGTGAGAGCTGTTCAGAGCGTCCAGGACTTCGAGGAGCTGCGGGGGAGCAGCTCAGCTTTGCTGCTGGGCTGGTGTATTCACTGAGCCTGCTGCAGGCCACACTACATCGTTACGAGCA CGCCCTCTCCCAGTGCAGTGTGGACGTGTATAAGAAGGTGGGCAGCCTCTACCCTGAGATGAGTGCCCACGAACGCTCCTTGGACTTCCTCATCGAGCTGCTGCACAAGGATCAGCTGGATGAGACTGTCAACGTAGAGCCTCTCACCAAGGCCATCAAGTACTACCAG CATCTATACAGCATCCACCTTGCTGAACAACCTGAGGACAGTACCATGCAGCTGGCTGACCACATTAAG TTTACCCAGAGTGCCCTGGACTGCATGAGTGTGGAGGTGGGACGGCTACGGGCCTTCTTGCAG GGTGGGCAGGAGGCTTCAGATATTGCCCTCCTGCTCCGGGACCTGGAAACTTCGTGCAGTGATACCCGCCAGTTCTGCAAGAAGATCCGGCGGCGGATGCCAGGGACGGATGCGCCTGGGATCCCGGCCGCACTGGCCTTTGGACCACAG GTATCCGACACACTCCTCGACTGCAGAAAACACTTGACGTGGGTGGTGGCGGTGCTCCAGGAGGTGGCAGCAGCTGCTGCCCAGCTCATTGCCCCGCTGGCAGAGAACGAGGGACTGCCTGTGGCTGCCTTGGAGGAGCTGGCTTTCAAAGCAAGCGAGCAG ATCTACGGGGCCCCCTCCAGCGACCCCCACGAGCGTCTGCGCCAGTCGTGCAGGCTCCTCATCAGCACGATGAACAAGCTGGCCACGGCCATGCAGGAGGGGGAGTACGATGCCGAGCGGCCCCCTAGCAAG CCTCCCCCAGTTGAGCTGCGGGCTGCGGCTCTTCGTGCAGAGATCACAGATGCTGAAGGCCTGGGTTTGAAGCTTGAGGATCGAGAGACAGTTATTAAAGAGCTGAAGAAGTCACTGAAAATCAAG GGGGAAGAGCTCAGTGAGGCCAATGTGCGGCTGAGCCTCCTGGAGAAGAAGCTGGACAGTGCTGCCAAGGATGCAGATGAGCGCATTGAGAAAGTCCAGACTCGGCTGGAGGAGACCCAGACGCTGCTGCGGAAGAAGGAGAA AGAGTTTGAGGAGACCATGGATGCACTTCAGGCCGACATCGACCAGCTGGAGGCAGAGAAGGCCGAGTTAAAGCAGCGATTGAACAGCCAGTCCAAGCGCACAATTGAGGGGCTCCGGGGGCCCCCTCCCTCGGGTATTGCCACGCTGGTCTCTGGCATTGCTGGGG GAGGTGCTCCTGGGCAGCCTCCGGGGTCTGTGCCTGGCCCAGGGCTGGTGAAGGACTCGCCCCTGCTGCTTCAGCAGATCTCGGCCATGAGGCTGCACATCTCCCAGCTGCAGCATGAGAACAACATCCTCAAG GGGGCCAAGATGAAGGCATCCTTAGCAGCCCTGCCCCCTCTGCACGTGGCCAAACTCTCTCTCCCGCCCCACGAGGGCCCTGGCAGTGAGCTTGCTGCTGGAGCGCTGTATCGTAAGACCAACCAGCTGCTGGAGACGTTGAATCAGTTGAGCGCACGCACCCACGTGGTGGACATCACTCGCTCCAACCCTG CTGCCAAGAGCCCCTCGGCCCAGCTCCTGGAGCAGGTGGCTCAGCTCAAGTCCCTAAGCGACACCATTGAGAAGCTCAAG GATGAGGTTCTTAAGGAGACTGTATCTCAGCGCCCTGGAGCCACAGTCCCCACTGACTTTGCCACCTTCCCTTCATCAGCCTTCCTCAGG